DNA sequence from the Bradyrhizobium sp. CIAT3101 genome:
TCGGGCCTCCGCGTCATCGGCATCGACTGGCGCGGCTGCGGCGACAGCGAGCGGCCGAAGCCCACCGCGGACTATGCAAACTACTCCATGCAGCAGCATGCCGACGACATGCTCGCGGCGCTCGATACGCTCGGCATCGGCTACTGCCACCTCGCCACGCATTCGACCGGCGGCATCATCGCCGCGCGCATGCTGCTGGCACAGCCGCAGCGCTTCGGCCGGGTCCTCGCGCTCGACCCGGTGACGCCGCTCGGCATGGCCTTCAATGCCGACCAGATCGGCCTGTTCCGAGCGATGATGGCGAGCAAGGAGCTGACGCGGACGATCATGGCGACGGCCGCATCCTCGTTGTTCGTGCCGGAGAGCATGGCGCCGAACGCCGTTCCGCGGTTTCGCGACGGGCTGGGGGATATCCAGGCCCTGTTCGACCGCATCATCGATCAGACCTTCGG
Encoded proteins:
- a CDS encoding alpha/beta hydrolase, which gives rise to MARVQAGEVQLGWRSWGEGDVTIVFIHGNLASKDWIELAAPLFPSGLRVIGIDWRGCGDSERPKPTADYANYSMQQHADDMLAALDTLGIGYCHLATHSTGGIIAARMLLAQPQRFGRVLALDPVTPLGMAFNADQIGLFRAMMASKELTRTIMATAASSLFVPESMAPNAVPRFRDGLGDIQALFDRIIDQTFGVSEGIWIGTPVNLTRERESRELERRMKELRHPHLVLWGEWDGWIPPTDLRAMAEAMPDCRLVVVPRIGHSMNLEMPALYAGYFGAWFGGLAA